From Methylovorus glucosotrophus:
CCGATATCACCATCGACTTTGCCGAGGGCACCGATATTTATTGGGCGCGCCAGCAGGTCAATGAGCGGCTGAGTGCGGTGCTGCCCAACCTGCCGCCAGATGTGTCGGGTGGCGTGGCGCCCATGACTACACCCTTGGGCGAGATGTTCATGTTCACGGTGGAAGCGCCCCATCTCAGCCTGGCCGAGCGCCGCAGTCTGCTCGACTGGGTGATACGGCCCCAGCTGCGCACGGTGCAAGGCGTGGCGGATGTGAATTCGCTGGGCGGCCTGGTGCGCAGTTTCGAGATTATTCCCGATAACTCGCGCATGTATGCCCGCGGCGTGACGCTCGATGCCCTGCAAAATGCCCTGATCGAAAACAACAACAACGATGGCGCTGGCCGCTTGAATGATGGTGAGGAATCGCTGCTGGTGCGCGCCGAAGGCCGCCTCAAGACGCTGGAAGATGTGCAGAACACCGTGATCCGCACCGAAGATGGCATTCCGGTGCGGGTGGCCGATGTCGCCGCCATCCAGCTAGGCGCGTTGACCCGCTATGGCGCGGTGACCAGCAACGCCAGGGAAGAAGTGGTCGAAGGCCTGGTACTGGGCTTGCGTGGCGCCAATGCGCGGCAGGTGGTGAGCGGCATCAAGGCCAAGCTGGCCGAGATGCAGCCGACCTTGCCCAAGGGTGTCAGCATTCATGTGTTTTATGACCGCAGCAGCCTGGTCGATAGAGCCGTGTACACCGTGTCCAAGGCGCTGGTGGAGGCCATTGTGCTGGTGCTGGTGTTGCTGCTGCTGTTCCTCGGCAATCTGCGGGCGGCGCTTACCGTGGCGCTGATCCTGCCGCTGGCGGCCTTGTCCACGTTTTTGCTCATGCAGGAGTTTGGCCTCTCCGCCAATCTCATGAGTCTGGGCGGGCTGTCTATCGCCATCGGCATGCTGGTGGATGCCGCCGTGGTGGTGGTGGAAAACATCGCCTCGCATCTGGCTGATAACAAACGTGGCGCCGGCTTGCCGCGTTTGCATCTCATCTACCGTGCGGTACGCGAAGTCAGCCTACCGGTGGCGGCGGGCGTGCTTATTATCATCACGGTATTCCTGCCATTGCTGACGCTGGAAGGGCTCGAAGGCAAGCTGTTTCGCCCGGTGGCGATGACCATTGTATTTGCGCTTTCCGCCTCGCTGCTGCTGTCGCTGACGGTGATTCCGGTGCTGGCGTCTTTTCTGCTGCGCAAGATGCCCCACGAAGAACCCTGGGTGGTGCGCAAGGCGTTGGCGCTGTATGAACCGGCGCTGAGGTGGGCGCTTGCTCACGGCCGAGCCCTTGTCATTGCTGCGTTTGTTGCCTTGGGGCTGACAGCGGTGGTGTATCTGCAGATCGGCAAGATTTTCATGCCGACGCTGGATGAAGGCGACATTATTGTCGGCGTGGAAAAGCTGCCCTCGATCAATTTGCAGCAGAGCCTGACCACCGACATGAATGTGCAGCGCGCCATTTTGCAGAATGTGCCGGAGGTGAAGGAAATCTATTCGCGTACCGGCGCCGATGAGTTGGGGCTGGACCCCATGGGCCTGAACCAGACCGATAACTTCCTCATCCTCAAGCCGCAATCCGAATGGCGCCAGCCGGATAAGGCCGCCCTGATCAACGACCTGCGCAAGGTAATGGAAGAGCTGCCCGGCCTGGCTTACAGCTTTACCCAGCCGATTGATATGCGCGTGAATGAAATGATCCTGGGCGTGCGCGGCGATCTCGCCATCAAGATTTTCGGCAATGATCTGGATGTGCTGGATCAGAAAGCGCAGCAGCTGGTGCATATCCTGCAAGGCATCCCCGGCAGTCAGGATGTTTACACCCCGCAAAACAGCGGCGTGCAATACATGCGCATTGCCATTGATCGTCTTGCGGCAGGGCGCATGGGC
This genomic window contains:
- a CDS encoding efflux RND transporter permease subunit, giving the protein MLAALIRLSLTQRVLMLVLTAMLSFAGVQAFQQLPIDAFPDVSSTQVKIIMKAPGMTPEEVEARITAPIEVEMLGLPRQTMLRSVAKYALTDITIDFAEGTDIYWARQQVNERLSAVLPNLPPDVSGGVAPMTTPLGEMFMFTVEAPHLSLAERRSLLDWVIRPQLRTVQGVADVNSLGGLVRSFEIIPDNSRMYARGVTLDALQNALIENNNNDGAGRLNDGEESLLVRAEGRLKTLEDVQNTVIRTEDGIPVRVADVAAIQLGALTRYGAVTSNAREEVVEGLVLGLRGANARQVVSGIKAKLAEMQPTLPKGVSIHVFYDRSSLVDRAVYTVSKALVEAIVLVLVLLLLFLGNLRAALTVALILPLAALSTFLLMQEFGLSANLMSLGGLSIAIGMLVDAAVVVVENIASHLADNKRGAGLPRLHLIYRAVREVSLPVAAGVLIIITVFLPLLTLEGLEGKLFRPVAMTIVFALSASLLLSLTVIPVLASFLLRKMPHEEPWVVRKALALYEPALRWALAHGRALVIAAFVALGLTAVVYLQIGKIFMPTLDEGDIIVGVEKLPSINLQQSLTTDMNVQRAILQNVPEVKEIYSRTGADELGLDPMGLNQTDNFLILKPQSEWRQPDKAALINDLRKVMEELPGLAYSFTQPIDMRVNEMILGVRGDLAIKIFGNDLDVLDQKAQQLVHILQGIPGSQDVYTPQNSGVQYMRIAIDRLAAGRMGFNMTEIESILRAQLEGKVLSVVQEGQRRTPLLVRGGESLRQSAADFGNLMLTLPNGRNIPLSAVARLERVEGPVKIDRQRGARMVIVTSNVRDRDLVGFVEEAKARVQKEVQLPEGYSMTWGGQFENQQRAAARLAIVVPAAIAMIFLILFATFHSVRQATLILCNIPFAMIGGVFALWLSGEYLSVPASVGFIALLGIAVLNGVVMMSYFNQLHAQGLPMLEVVTEGAKRRLRPVLMTACIAAFGLLPLLFATGPGSEIQRPLAIVVIGGLFTSTVLTLILLPMLYQRFAHAK